From one Mytilus galloprovincialis chromosome 13, xbMytGall1.hap1.1, whole genome shotgun sequence genomic stretch:
- the LOC143056186 gene encoding atrial natriuretic peptide receptor 2-like, with the protein MDAKLEAFDVYKVETIGDAYMVASGLPVPTKNRTRHATEVASMSLEIMSTVSEATVPHIPQERWKVRIGINSGPVVAGVVGTKMPRYCLFGDTVNVASRMESSGKPGMIQISSATKEALDAYPEFLTRERGDMTIKGKGQMKTYWLIGHSNGYRGSTPQLLLTE; encoded by the exons ATGGACGCAAAACTTGAAGCCTTCGACGTCTATAAAGTAGAAACTATAG GCGATGCCTACATGGTTGCCTCAGGTCTACCAGTACCTACAAAGAACAGGACAAGACATGCAACAGAAGTAGCATCAATGTCATTAGAAATCATGAGTACAGTCAGTGAAGCTACGGTTCCGCATATTCCACAGGAAAGATGGAAAGTTCGAATAGGCATCAATTCAG GTCCAGTTGTAGCTGGAGTAGTAGGTACTAAGATGCCTCGGTACTGTTTGTTTGGTGACACTGTCAATGTAGCATCGAGAATGGAATCGTCTGGAAAAC CTGGTATGATTCAGATATCGTCTGCTACAAAAGAAGCTTTAGACGCATACCCAGAGTTTCTCACTAGAGAAAGAGGTGACATGACAATAAAG GGAAAGGGTCAGATGAAGACCTACTGGTTAATAGGACACAGTAATGGCTACAGAGGATCCACGCCTCAATTACTCCTGACTGAATAA